Part of the Lonchura striata isolate bLonStr1 chromosome 22, bLonStr1.mat, whole genome shotgun sequence genome is shown below.
ACCAGCACGGGACGCCCAAGCAGTGCCAGCGCCAGCGCCCGGGGCCTGGCTGCCGTCAGCCAcggcccagccctgccagcaccgTTCTGCCTCAGCTGCAGGACGTGTTTGACACTTTGTGCCAagcctgggaggaggaggaagaggagggtgaCATGGTTTCCCTCCCGTGACGGGGACATGCCTtccagcagctgtgccagaggcGTGCGGTGCGGCAGCTTATCAACACAGCGTGTTTTCCTCCAAGACGAGCCTTCTGGCAGCAGCCAAGGGACAGCTTAAAAGCTGTCCAAGGGTCATTGTCAAAGGTCCCGCTTTCTCCAAATAATGTCACAAACTCTGTGCTCACATGGATGCTCTTGCAAGCAGTCCCGGAAACTGGGAAAATTACCCAGCTCATAAAACTTGCAGTGAGGAAACACTCAGCAAAGTGCAGCGACAGTCTCCCACACCAGCCATGGGTGTGCAGCCCCTGGGAAGCTGGGACCTGCTcaggaggagaggcagcagccacctgccagcaccctgggctggggtctgcaGCGAGTGGGGGatgcaggggaagaatcaccagagcccctgcagggctgcaccaGCCCCCGACGCAGGTTTCTCGGGCAGCTCACAGATTCCCACCCGGAGAAAGCAGAGCAGCACGGGCTGCGTTCTGCACTCACGTCCCCAGCCACCTGTGTGCCGAGGTACCACGGCGGGCGACCCACGGAGTCTCCTCGCGTGGGAGCCTGTTTTTTAATACTTCCTTGCTTATGGGCTTTTCTGTATAAATAGAACGTGCAGTTCCTGTTTAGGGAAGCTGGCAGACGGCACAGCGAGGTTTAGAGTTACGGCCCCACGCGAAGGTGGGCGGCGGCCCGGGCGCGGTGCAGAGACACCCGCAGCGCGTTTGCCCACGCGGGACGGCCGTGGCCGGGTCCCCGGGAAGGGGCTGGCCCATCTTGCCGTGGGAGACGCGATGTGCGCCGGACACCTCCGCGATGTGCATTGTCACGGCTGCTGCGGTGTGTtcgctgctctgggcaccctcctgctcagcccagcctcAGCGGGCCCGCCGTGCCTCCCAGCGCAGCGCAGGGTCACCCACAGCCTCAGGAACGagcttccagcccaggcagctgcagccctgccctgcaggaggtgctgggagctggcGGGGTCGCAGCATGTGCCGggggtcgggctgtgccgcAGCAGTGGCTGGTGCTCTTCGCCAGGCTGGTTCCTGGCAGGAGCGGGGGACCCCAGCTTGGAACTGAAGCGGGGCTCAGCGGGGAGGATGTCCCGTGGGATTCCCGCAGGGATGTGTGCTGACGCTGCCCgcggcagagcagcagctccgggcGCTGCTGGTGCGCGCAGCGGGGccggcagctccggccgggctGGGACTCCTCCTGCCTGTTTGCACAAGTGCCGGCCTGGCCTTGGGGGAGGTCAGGGGCCCCGGGGACGTGCGAGCCTGGCGAGGTGgtgtttggggagggggtccctgccccgctccctgcTGCGAGCTTGATTAGATTCTGCTCAATTTACAGCCCTTTGGCTTCCTGGTGTTTCCCCGCAGCCAGCAGGACCTGCTTTCCCTTTGAACGAAAGAGGGgtttttgaaatgcaaaatgtgTGAAGTTCTGCAGCCCTTCAGAAAGGGGaggaggcccctggcccctgtGGGCTGCGGGGAGCTGGGGGTCCGTGCCCAGCTCGGGGGGCGCCGCTGCCCCGGTGCCACAGCGGCGCCGGAGGGAGGGTCCGTGCGCGGCCGTGGGCGCTGCCTGGTGCAGGACACGGCCCCGGGGGCCTCTGCCCTTTCCCACGCCGCTCTGCGCTCCGCTGTGGTCCGCGGAGGACCGGGAGCCAGAGCTCAACTcgtttcccagctctgccaccgTTCTGTTTCCCAGGATGAGTCAGAGTCCCTGTGGGCAGAGCCCTCTCCCTCCGGGGTCACCGCGCCGCCTCTCGCTGCTCTCCCACCCTCCCGGGCGCAGGGAGCAGCGCATCCCCGCTCCTGGGACACCCAGAGCCTGGccaggctcctgccagcccaggggtCCCCCGCAGGTGCACAGCtggtggcagggggtgggagggACTCAGCTCCCCTGTTCCTGAGCACAACGGGAGAAATGAGCTAAACCGGCCGAAAAGCACCCTGGGCTCTGTAGCGTGAATCAGGGCCATGTGTGGAAACAAGGGAGTCCTTGAGCCTGTGCCTCGGGCCATCGCAGCAGGCTGAGGGGCCGAGCTCACCCCGAGGTGAGCATGTCACCACGAACAACGAGCCCTGTGTGGGCTCGGAGCCGTGCCGTGGGGGCACAGAGGCGCTGCTGGGTCTTCTTGCCACCATCCCTGCTCACTGAGGTCTTGCTGGAGGCTGGGAAGCAGCCACAGAAATGAGACTGAAGTACCTGGGCCACAAAACACTGCAGGGatgagcagctccctgggctttGTCACTGTCAGCCTGGCTGCAGAATGGTGGGACAGGGTGCTTGGGACTAGACTGTGCCTCTCTCTGGGGCACAGCCACgagccccagggcagtgggagaTCTCCAGGCAAGCAGCAGTGGGGGAGTTGGCTATGATGTTCTGCTGGGGTTGGCGAGGCCCTGTGGGACACCCCGGTGGGGCACCGGGCTCATCACGTGTCCCGCAGGCTCTGGGTGACGTGGACCAGGTCCGGATGACCTCCGAGGGCTCCGACTGCCGCTGCAAGTGCATCCTGCGGCCGCTCAGCAAGGACGCCTGCAGCCGCGTCAGGAACGGCAGCGCGCGCGTGGAGGATTTCTACACCGTGGAGACGGTGAGCTCGGGGGCTGACTGCAAGTGCTCCTGCACCGCGCCCCCCTCCTCACTCAACCCCTGTGAGAATGAGTGGAAGATGGAGAAGCTGAAGAAACAGGCCCCTGAGCTCTTCAAGGTAGCTGTGTGTGGTGGGACTGGGGGCCAGACCCCGTCCCCACGCTGTGCCGCCGTGCCCCTGCCCCGTGCCCCGTGCCCTAGCCCTtaccccagccccatccctgcgtcccctctgcagctgcaggccATGGTGGACCTGCTGGAGGGAACGCTGTACAGCATGGACCTGATGAAGGTGCACTCCTACATCAGCAAGGTGGCGGCGCAGATGAACACGCTGGAGGAGGTGagtgagctccagcagccccatcccCGCAGTGCTCCCCGCtgcacagctcagggctgtCTGTGAGCTCCCTGAACGGGACTCcagcctctccctccctctcctgcaGACCATCAAGACCAACCTGAGCAGGGAGAATGACTTCATGAAGGAGAGCGTCCAGCACCTCACCGAGCAGATGAAACGCTACGAGAACTACTCTGACATCATGATCAGCATCAAGAAGGAGATCTCCAACCTGGGCTaccagctgctgcagaaggaTGCGGCTGCCGTCCCCGAGAGCAAGGCACAGGTATCCCAAGGCACAGGTACCCCGCAGCCAGCCCCGTgcaggcacagtgggtgctgcCAGGCAGGGCCAAGCTCCCCCAGGCTCGTGGAGGATCCTTGGGGTAACccctgggctgctgcccacTGCCTGGCACGGCAGTGGCAGGGAGGAGTAGGGCACGGGAGGGAAGGGGGTCCAaccaggctgtgccccccaggACACGACAGGAGGCCGAGAGAAGGAGGCGGGACGGTACCCCAGCACCCGCAAGGCTctgggggacagggcaggcccccGAGCGCCCAAGGAGAAGCCGCTGAAGCCCGAAAAGCCCAAAAAGGAGAACACCAAGGCCAGGGCGGGGTCCCAGCCCACGGCCAAGCCCAAGCCCCCGGCGCAGCAGCAGACTGTGGTCCGAGGCATCACCTACTACAAGGTCGGGCAggcgggagcggcggagggtccGGCCGGCGGCCGCGGTGAGTCTGGAGGCAGGGTGGGGAtggggggcagggagggcaccTCTCACCGAGGCAgggggccagggctgccctgaCAAACACAGTAACCCCCAGCTCATCCCCCCACAGAGAGCTCTGTGAGAGGGGCAGCCGcgtcagagcagcaggaggacaGGGGCCCCCCGCCCCCCTCAGCTGAGGGCACCCCAGCCCAAGCTGTTGCACGGGCAGAGAGCACCATGCCCAGCACCAcggctgtgcccagcagtgccccggCCCCCCGCAGCACCGCCcgcagcccccccagccccgggcagggcgccGACCGCACCGGGGACCCCGAAACACCAAACAGAGGTGGGTGAGAGGGGGTGGTTGGCACAGGgcacccagccctgtgctcccagTGGCCCTGCCGAGCTAAGCCAGCAGGAATCTGCCacggggaaggagcagcagagtcagctgcctggggcagggataagccttcctcttcctccctctggCACCCAGTGAAGGAGGCGGAGTGCGAGGGCACTATCGAGTCCGTGGAGCCCCCCACGGAGCACCACAGCTACGGGCGCAATGAGGGGGCCTGGATGAAGGACCCAGCAGCCAAGGATGACCGCATCTATGTCACCAACTACTACTATGGGAACAGCCTGGTGGAGTTCAGGAGCCTCGACAACTTCAAGCAGGGTGAGGGGCAAGCAGCCGAGTGGGCACAGGGGTCCTGGCTCCTCCTAGGAGGGTGTCCAGTGCTGTgtgacacagctgtgctgggtcCTGGGGTGGTGGGCAGCTGAGGGGAGTGCCCAGAGGGCAGCAAGGGTGACACAagtcccctgctgctgctgccatgctcTGGCCATCGTGCGTGGGACCCCTGTGCTGTGGAGGGTCTCAACACCTCTCCCACCCACTCACAGGCCGCTGGAGCAACCTCTACAAGCTGCCCTACAACTGGATTGGCACCGGGCACGTGGTGTACAAAGGGGCATTCTACTACAACCGTGCCTTCACCAAGAACATCATCAAGTATGACCTGAAGGAGCGGTACGtggcaggctgggcacagctccatgACGTGGTGTACGAGGACACGACGCCCTGGAAGTGGAGGGGCCACTCGGACATCGACTTCGCCGTGGATGAGAGCGGGCTTTGGGTCATCTACCCCTCGGTGGACTATGACTACTCCCAGCAGGAGGTGATCGTCCTCAGCCAACTTGACCCCATGGACCTCTCGGTGCGCAAGGAAACCACCTGGAAGACGGGGCTGAAGCGCAACACGTACGGGAACTGCTTCATCATCTGTGGCATCCTCTACGCTGTGGACACCTACAGCCAGAAGGAAGGGCAGATCTCCTATGCCTTCGACACGCACACAGACACGGAGGCAGAGCTCCGACTGCCCTTCCTCAACCACTACTCCTTCACCACGCAGGTCGACTACAACCCCAAGGAGAAGGTGCTCTATGCCTGGGACAATGGCCATCAGATGACGTATGGGCTCCGCTTCGTGGTCTGAGTGCCCGGGCGGGTCCCACTGCACTCCTGCGCCGTGCCTGGCTGGGGCACCCTGacgcagcctggccctggcaccccagctccagccagggctgtggcaAGAGCCCGGcttccaccccaaaaccttccccaTCTGCTATGGCCGTCGCCTGCACCGTGCCCACTGcgctgcagggcagggagagcacaTGAGAGCAGCCCCCAGCAGACACCCCTGTGACAACGTGGCCCCCGGGGCCGTGGCAGCTCGGCCAGCATCGCCTTCCCTGGGACACAGAGAGGAGCCCAGCCTGcatccctctgcctctgcagcagcgcACTGAGCGCTTCCCGCACTGCGCCCAGCCCGCCGGGGCCGCGTGTGCCACCGCTGCCGCCGTGCCAGCGCCGGGACCGCGTGTGCCACCGCTGCCGCCGTGCCAGCGCCGGGACCGCGTGTGCCACCGCTGCCGCCgtgccagcactgggacagccccgtgccctgcccgcgCCCAGCCCCGTGGGCCCCCTCACTGCCAGGCGCCAGGAACAGGTGCCAGTTGCTATTTTAGGAAGTGTGGTTAAGATGCCTTTGCTTTTGCTGACCATGGGTTTGTTATTTAAATGCATTCACTGGAGCCCTGCAAGTCCCCTTCGGCAGCAGGCGGGGAGGAGCGTGCCTGGAGTGCCCTGCTCGAACACCTGCCCGCACGCCTGCCCGCACGCCTGCCCTCAGCCCGCCCTCAGCCCTGTCTTCACCTCTTCCCTCACCTCTGCTCTCACCTCTGCCCTcacctctgctctcagccctgtCCTCACCTCTTTCCTCACCTCTGCTCTCACCTCTTCCCTcacctctgctctcagccctgtCCTCAGCCCTGCCCGCACTCAGCACGGGGCAGGGCAGCCTTGGGCCTCTCACTCTCTGTGTGAGGCAGAGCGAGGGGCTGCGAGCGCTTGGCTTGGTTTTGGTCATTTTAGACATGAACAGTACTAAAACATAACAGATGTGAGAGCGGGCTGCGTGTGTTGTCATttgtgctggagctgggcagggtgggTGCTCTCCATCCCCGTCCCGCACTGTGCCTGTCCCTCGCCATCCTTGTCCACTGACCCCACTTCCACGGCCAGgagtgccaggggctgctgtcACGGCTGTTGCACCCCTTGCAGGCACATCTGCCCAGAGCGGGCACCCCGCGTCTCCCCGGCAGCACCAGCACGGTGCCACGGCAGTGCAGAGCCGGAGGGTCCGGGACAGACCCGGGACAGCAGCCGCTGCCgggtgctggggagcagctttGGCATtgtccagcctgagctgcagcccgGGAGCGCCGGGAGCGCGGAGCAGCTGAGCGTGGGCCCGGCGAGCAGCTGCCCTGACCTGCTCCGAGCTTGGCGAGCGCGGAGCTGCCGGGGGGCCCGGGGGAGAGCAGCGTCCCCTCGGGCCCGGCGCCCTCCCGTTCCCGTCCCCTCGGTCCCTCCGGCCCCGCACGCACCGGCTCCGCCGCGGGCGCCTCGTGCTGCGGAGCTGGCACCGAGCGTGTCCCTGGATGTGAAAGGCTTCCCGCTGCGAAGACCTGAAGCTGGTGCCAGGCGCGGGGCAGCCTGGCTCCCCCCTTCTCCTGGCCCCACGCTGCTCCCAGGTCCTCCTCTGGCTCACGGcacccctgcccctgcccctgcccctgcccctgcccctcttcctgctcctgcccctgctcctgctcctgcccctgctcctgctcctgcccctgctccttcccctgcccctgcccctgcccctgcccctgttcctgctcctgcccctgctcctgctcctgcccctgctcctgccccttccccttccccttccccttccccttcccctgcccctgcccctgctcctgcccctgcccctgcccctgcccctgcccctgctcctgcccctgctcctgctcctgccttgctcctgccctgctcctgcccctgtcccttcccctgcccctgcccctgcccctgctcctgcccctgcccctgcccctgttcctgctcctgcccctgctcctgccttgctcctgccctgcccctgcccttctcctgcccctgcccctgccctgcccctgccccgaGCCCCTGCGCTGGCCCTGCACTGCCTCCTCGCCGGGCCGCGGGTCCTCGCCACCAGAAAGGAGCCAGCCGACTTTCCCCCGGACTAGGTCCCTGCCAGGCTTTTATCTAGCGATCCCCAGCAAATCCCTGTACAAACAATACGgatttctgacatttttttgTGGTAAAGTAAACTCCCAGCACATCTCTAATTCCAGGGCTTTGTTGTTCttctgcaggggctgctgtggctccgcgctgtgctgggctgggctacGGACACCCCTCGGTCAGAAAACATGGGAAGGGAGGAACGAAACCCACATGGTCAGAGCACTACGTTGTGTTGGGTCCTTTGGGCTGTGCAGGGGACTGTCAGTCCCAACAGCCCTCTGTGAGCTGATCTCTGTTCTGGCACGGGTCCCTGATGGCCGGCCCTGGTATCTGGTCCCACGTTCTGCCCCTGGTCCCAGTTCAGGTGCAGGACAAGCCAGGCTGGGGAGGACGGGGACCCCGAGCAGGACACAGTGGGGATATGTTGGGGGGGCAGGATGGGCTCCCACTGCGACAGGCGCTGCTGACTTCCAGACATTCCTCCTGTGCGTGGCCGGCACCACCTCGGCTCATAACGTGATTAAAAGATTAAAATCTCTCAGTTCAGCAGCAAGCAGCAAATGAAGCTTGAGACAGGGATGTTGGGGGGCTGTGGTGCTCAAAGCCCCCGTGACAGCGATGTGGCGCCTGGGGAAGGGCAGCTGAGGCCATCTGGGCAGGGGGCTCTTGTGCCACAGCCCTTGCTCCCAAAATCTCCTGCTGTCCTTGGTGTAGCCGGGCAGTGAGCCCTGATCCCCCCCGGCCCCATCTCAGTTACTGGCCGGGCTGGTTTGTTTGTGGTGGTTTTGCCTCTTCCTGGCCCCGCTGCCCGGGCTGGCGTCCTGCTCTCCCCACGGTGCCAGCCCTGATGAGCTGTCTCGGGGCTGAGGTGAGCCAGGGGTGGCCAGTCTTTGGGTGGGCAGGATGTACAGTGGGCAGGTGACATCCTGGCCAGAGCCTGCCCATGGCACTCACTGAGGGTGCACCAAAACCTCAGTTCcaccccaggagctgcctccaCCTGCATcccctgcagctcagctgtctgggcactgccaggctccaggagcaggggcttggcagagggctctgctggggacaTGGTGCCCAGCCATGCCAGTAGCCCCCAGGTCATCCCTGGGGAGCAGAAAGCTcagtggcagtgccacagccctCATGCTGCCCATGCTGGGACATGTTTGGTGGGAGAATGCTGGTGCCACCGGAGCCTCCGGTTagtctccaggagctgcagggaggtgcAGGGACATGGTGTGATATGGAGACACAGGTGCCAAGGCTGACGACCCCGAGCAGCTGTGGGAAAGGGCAGGGCAGCGGGTGGTGGGTGGTGGCGGTGGCcggagggaagggaggggaccACGGGCCTTGGCGGTGCTGCCGCTGACTCACTCACCAGTGGAAACAGAAATCTTTCCCAGGCTTACACCACCAGCTCCACAGCACCCTGGTCTTGCCATGGCAACCCCTCGGGCTGGCTGGGTGCACCTGCAAATACCCCTTCTCTGGCAGCACCCATGGCATGGCACGGCACGGCGCGGCACGGCAGGGAGCAGGGGGCTCTCATGGCTGGGCTCTGATGCAAGGGCTTTCTCCATCTCCCTGCGGatgcacagccaggctggctgggagcCAGGAGCCCCgcagggagcagccccagccccgggagccccagGGCCACCTCGGCCCGGGAGCCCCAGGCCGGCGGGAGCCGAGCCCTGCGGCGCTGGGTGCAGACACTGCCCGAATTCATGgcgcagcaggaccagggcagcgTGGGGCAAGTCCTCCCCCAGACCAGCCAACAAAACGGGCATTCAGGGCCGGCGCGGGCGGCTGCCCTGGGCAGACCCAGGCCATCTGTGAGGCCAGCAGGACGCGGCATTCTCCTGCCAGGCCTCTCAGCCTGGGGCTTGTGGTCACCAGATGCACCAGACACGCTGCTCGCACGCAGCCACGCAGGGCCGGCTCTTCCAGcatgcctgtgctgggcacggcACAGCCGAGGGAACGGCGGCGTGCCCAGGTGGTGGCTCCCAAACTCCCTGCCCCACAAAGCACCTGcatgtccctccatgtcccactgcccacactgtgtgcagaaagcagggacagccctggggcagcGCTCAGGGCAGCGGCCAAGGACCATCCTGAAGAAGGAAGGTGACAGGAGTGGTGACAGGAGCATTAGGAGAGCTGGGGGATTGTGTCCATCATAGCAAACACCAGCCAAGGGAGGTGGAAAGCCCAGGACCCACCTTTTTTGGTTTACAGTTGGACTCAATCTTGAGGGTTTTTTCCATCCTAAAAGACTCTGTGATTATACAGCTCACATCTGCTctgcccctctgcagcccctcctccccagcccccaggccctgccctagATGCAGAACTGGGTCCAGGAGTGGATGCTGccagctcccactgacaccatcCGCCCCGGGCCGGTCCCGCTGTGCTGGGCAGAAACATCTGGTCCTGTTGGATGTGTTCCAGGGCACAGGGCCAGGGCTCCCTCTGCggcagcaccagccctgggccatgccctgcagccagccagcagctgctcctctgtcCTCATCCCCGCCCgggaaattatttatttgttgaGGAACGTCTTTTCCCAGGAAACCTCCCCAGTGCTGAGGGACATCTTCAGTTACAAGGAGCAAATAAACAGTTTGAGTTTGTGAGGCTCTGACGCTCTGCAAACACCGGTGCTAAACCCAGGGCTGGTGTTGGGCAGCTGTGTGGGGTCAGTGCTGAAGCACGGCGGGGTCCCAGACCGACCCCACAGCCAGGCcggaggggacaggagccacacagcctgcagggacacaggggacatgcTGTGTGGTCCCACAGAGGCACTGCAAcgctgggatgctctggggagGGGTGGCCCTTAGCTGGGGGTTCCTGCCACTGGCCTCCCTTGCTCTGGGACCAGCAAGGCTTGAGAGTGTACACTCAGCCCTgacagcagggagctggggcagcatgGGCACCCTCTGGGGCTGGCTGGTAAACAGAGAACAAGCACAGACCACTGGAGACCCCAGCCACGACAGGCTCTGCCTTGCTCTCACAGCAGGAACAAGAATGTTCTCTACCTGTGTCCTGAAGGAAGCTCATCACTTCACCTCTGTCCTCTCAATCAGTCTGTTGTTCCTGGTCACTTAAAGGACTCCTTGTCTGCAGGATGTCTCCTGTGACAGGGCAATTCTGATGGAAGGACAAGACTGGTTGGTTTTGTCACACAGCTATGGGTGGATGGAGTAATTCAGCCCCAGGATTTACTGCAGTGCCAGAAACATGTTCACCTCCTCAAATGGCTGCTGTGGCCTGTGCACAAACTGAATTCTGAGCTGTTCTCCAGGACTGCCTCCCACTGCAGCATGGGGATGGCTCCTGGATGTTCAGTGCCTGCCCAGTTGGGATTTTCTCTCGTTTTTGTGTTCCCCACCCTCTTGTTACTGATTGGCATGCCAGTGATCTGTACTGACTGGATCCTTCAGACAGCAGATCCCCTCCTGGCAGTGCAACTGCTCCATGGCTGGGGTGGAAGGTGACACCTGGAGCACACCCTCACC
Proteins encoded:
- the OLFML2A gene encoding olfactomedin-like protein 2A, which encodes MRALLLPALLLPALAAVRGAATALGDVDQVRMTSEGSDCRCKCILRPLSKDACSRVRNGSARVEDFYTVETVSSGADCKCSCTAPPSSLNPCENEWKMEKLKKQAPELFKLQAMVDLLEGTLYSMDLMKVHSYISKVAAQMNTLEETIKTNLSRENDFMKESVQHLTEQMKRYENYSDIMISIKKEISNLGYQLLQKDAAAVPESKAQDTTGGREKEAGRYPSTRKALGDRAGPRAPKEKPLKPEKPKKENTKARAGSQPTAKPKPPAQQQTVVRGITYYKVGQAGAAEGPAGGRESSVRGAAASEQQEDRGPPPPSAEGTPAQAVARAESTMPSTTAVPSSAPAPRSTARSPPSPGQGADRTGDPETPNRVKEAECEGTIESVEPPTEHHSYGRNEGAWMKDPAAKDDRIYVTNYYYGNSLVEFRSLDNFKQGRWSNLYKLPYNWIGTGHVVYKGAFYYNRAFTKNIIKYDLKERYVAGWAQLHDVVYEDTTPWKWRGHSDIDFAVDESGLWVIYPSVDYDYSQQEVIVLSQLDPMDLSVRKETTWKTGLKRNTYGNCFIICGILYAVDTYSQKEGQISYAFDTHTDTEAELRLPFLNHYSFTTQVDYNPKEKVLYAWDNGHQMTYGLRFVV